The proteins below are encoded in one region of Thunnus maccoyii chromosome 24, fThuMac1.1, whole genome shotgun sequence:
- the creg1 gene encoding protein CREG1 — MSVVLRAACVFLLGLLWASLSPSSSSRVWIPPHDQVARVARFIAHQCDWASMATISTHKPVVGQPFSNVFSVSDGLHGSSTGVPYMYLTRMEISVQDLEANPAASLSMSLAQTDYCRQQGFDPQSPLCAHIILSGSVLELNGTEAEFAKKALFSRHPEMIDWPSDHNWFFAKFNITQVWVLDYFGGVKTVTPEEYFQAAPNRKHH, encoded by the exons ATGAGCGTTGTTCTGCGGGCTGCGTGCGTTTTCCTCCTCGGCCTCCTCTGGGCCTCCCTCtccccgtcctcctcctcccggGTGTGGATCCCCCCTCACGACCAGGTGGCCCGGGTCGCCCGCTTCATCGCCCATCAGTGCGACTGGGCCTCCATGGCCACCATCTCCACCCACAAGCCGGTGGTTGGGCAGCCGTTCTCCAACGTCTTCTCGGTCAGCGACGGTCTGCATGGCTCCAGCACCGGGGTGCCCTACATGTACCTGACCCGTATGGAGATCTCCGTGCAGGACCTGGAG GCGAACCCTGCGGCGTCTCTGTCCATGTCTCTGGCTCAGACCGACTACTGCAGGCAGCAGGGCTTCGACCCTCAGAGTCCTCTCTGTGCTCACATCATCCTCTCTGGATCTGTGCTGGag CTGAATGGGACAGAGGCGGAGTTTGCTAAGAAAGCGCTCTTCAGTCGACACCCAGAGATGATCGACTGGCCGTCTGATCACAACTGGTTCTTCGCCAAGTTCAACATTACTCAG GTGTGGGTGTTGGATTATTTTGGCGGGGTGAAGACGGTCACCCCGGAGGAATACTTCCAGGCCGCGCCGAACAGGAAGCACCACTGA